TTAAACTGCTTTAAGTAAATTAAAAAAGGGTGTTTACATGAATTTTAAATCACAAAATCCAATTGATGCAAGTCAGTCGGAAAGATTCAAGCTTTATAAGTCGGGGAAACTTTGGCTGGTTGCTGGATTAACTTTCTTCTCATTTTTAGGAGGTTCCGTTCTTAACAATACAAACGTGCACGCTGATGCTACAAATGCAACGACAACATCGTCTTCAGCTGCAAGCACGGCCTCTAGTGCAAGTGTTGCAACGAGCTCTGCTGCTAGCGATGCGACGACTAAAGCGACCTCAGTTTCGTCAAGTGCTGCGACTCAAGTAACGAGTGCGGCAACAACTAAGACGACCAGTCAAGCAGCGACGGCATCGTCGAGTGCGGCCACTAGCCAATCGACCAGTACAGCATCTAGCTCGACTAGTCAAGCAACTAAGACGGCTTCGAGTGCAGCCACTAGTACTTCTGCAACGGCTACAAGCCAAGCAACCAGTGTCGCTTCTAGTACGGCAACCACTACTCAAGTAAGTCATACCGCAAGCAGTACTGCTGCCAGTGCTGCTTCAAGTACTGCAACGGTCAAGGCTGTTAAGGCCGCTTCAAGTACGGTAAGTAGTGCGGCGACGACCGCTACTAAAGCCACAGCTAAAGTTGCTGCCGTTGCTTATACCGCAGCAACGACGTCTTCAACGGATGTCTGGACGATTGGGGATACGACTCGGCCACGCGTTGATGTTGTTGACGTGGCGTCATATCAAAGTACCATGACGCAATCTGATTTCAATAAGTTAAAGGCTGCGGGTGTTAAGACGGTCATCGTTAAGTCGACTGAAGGCACTGATTACACGAACCCAGCTGCACTGAACCAAGCAAAGATGGCTAACAAAGCTGGCTTGAACGTTGATTTCTACCACTATGCAACGTTTAGCACGGCTGATGCGGCTAAATCTGAAGCGACTAACATGGCTGGTTTCTTAGTTAAGAACAATGTTTCAACCAAAGTTCTCTTGTTCGCTGACATGGAAGATTCATCTTCATACTCAGTTAACGCAACGGCGAACTTGAACGCGTTCTGGTCAACGTTAGATTCCTTTGGTTACAAGAATCACGGCGTTTATACGTCCAACTCATACTTATATCGGGATGCTGTTGTTAAGACAGTTGGCCAATCACGTGTATGGCGGGCCCAATACCCATACACACCTTCTGCTAATAACCTTTGGAACACCAATGATGGTGCATGGCAATTCTCCGATACGGCACTCTTACCATCTGGTTCAGATTATACCGGTTACATTGATGTCAGCATCGATTACAATGGTTTAACTGAAGATAGTGCCGGGACCAATACATTCGTAACGACAACTAGTAGCAATGATACGACGACTAGTGAAGTAACGACTGACACTAGTGCTACGACCAATACGTCAACTAGTTCAACGACTAAGAAGGCCTCTGGTTGGTATACCTTTACCAAGAACACAGCCATCAAGAGCGCTGCCAGTGACAGTGCTAAAACCGTTGGAACTTACAGCAAGGGTAACCGCGTTTACTATAATGCTGAAGTTACAACTAATGGTGAAACTTGGTTACGTTACTTAAGTTACAGTGGTAGCGAACATTTTGTTAAGATTGCCGCAGCTAAAACGACCACGACTAAGCCTGCCGCAAGCACTAGCAAGACGGTTACCAAGAATGAAACTGGCACTTACAAGTTTACTAAAACGACAGCTATCAAGGGCTCAGTTAGTGACTCAGCTAAGACTTTAGGGACTTACTACAAGGGTGACACGGTTTATTACAATGCCAAGGTTACTAAGAATGGTGAAACTTGGCTCCGTTACCTGAGTTACAGTGGTGCGCAACACTACGTTAAGATCAGTGGTGCAGCTACGTCAACGACTACCACCAAGCCAGCTACTAGTTCTAGCAAGACGGTCACTAAGGCTGAAACTGGGACTTACAAGTTTACTGGCACCACGGCCATCAAGGGTTCAGTTAATGATTCAGCCAAGACTTTAGGGACTTACTACAAGGGTGATACGGTTTATTACAATGCCAAAGTCACTAAGAACGGCCAAACTTGGCTTCGTTACTTGAGTTACAGTGGTGCGCAACACTACGTTAAGATTAGTGGTGCAGCCACAACAACGACGACGTCAAGCAAGTCAACGGCTACGGCTAGTGCTAAGACAGTTGCGCAAAGCGGGACTTACAAGTTTGCTAAGACGACTGCCATCAAGTCTTCAGCAAGTGACGCCGCGTCAACTGTTGGGACTTACTACAAAGGCAATACGGTCAATTACAACGCCAAAGTAACGACTAACGGTCAAACTTGGTTACGTTACACGAGTTACAGTGGTGCGCAACACTACGTTAAGGTCAGTGGCGGTGCTGCAACGACCACGTCATCTTCAGCAAGTAAGACGACGGCGGCTGCTGGTACGTACACGTTCAAGACCACAACGAATATTCGGACCGCTGCTAGTC
This Lactiplantibacillus plantarum DNA region includes the following protein-coding sequences:
- a CDS encoding SH3 domain-containing protein, which produces MNFKSQNPIDASQSERFKLYKSGKLWLVAGLTFFSFLGGSVLNNTNVHADATNATTTSSSAASTASSASVATSSAASDATTKATSVSSSAATQVTSAATTKTTSQAATASSSAATSQSTSTASSSTSQATKTASSAATSTSATATSQATSVASSTATTTQVSHTASSTAASAASSTATVKAVKAASSTVSSAATTATKATAKVAAVAYTAATTSSTDVWTIGDTTRPRVDVVDVASYQSTMTQSDFNKLKAAGVKTVIVKSTEGTDYTNPAALNQAKMANKAGLNVDFYHYATFSTADAAKSEATNMAGFLVKNNVSTKVLLFADMEDSSSYSVNATANLNAFWSTLDSFGYKNHGVYTSNSYLYRDAVVKTVGQSRVWRAQYPYTPSANNLWNTNDGAWQFSDTALLPSGSDYTGYIDVSIDYNGLTEDSAGTNTFVTTTSSNDTTTSEVTTDTSATTNTSTSSTTKKASGWYTFTKNTAIKSAASDSAKTVGTYSKGNRVYYNAEVTTNGETWLRYLSYSGSEHFVKIAAAKTTTTKPAASTSKTVTKNETGTYKFTKTTAIKGSVSDSAKTLGTYYKGDTVYYNAKVTKNGETWLRYLSYSGAQHYVKISGAATSTTTTKPATSSSKTVTKAETGTYKFTGTTAIKGSVNDSAKTLGTYYKGDTVYYNAKVTKNGQTWLRYLSYSGAQHYVKISGAATTTTTSSKSTATASAKTVAQSGTYKFAKTTAIKSSASDAASTVGTYYKGNTVNYNAKVTTNGQTWLRYTSYSGAQHYVKVSGGAATTTSSSASKTTAAAGTYTFKTTTNIRTAASLNASVVGQYYAGESVYYIGTVSADGYQWLKYLSNSGAYHYVAKIG